The following proteins come from a genomic window of Solwaraspora sp. WMMA2065:
- a CDS encoding activator-dependent family glycosyltransferase, whose amino-acid sequence MRVLATVFATKPHLYNLVPVLWAMRAAGHEVCVASHPDLMETIGRTGLTGVPVGNELNMMGSLQEKGDDSAGTGATWESLTSGMTETRSERLTWNYVLGAFTMGCSADYEYLTDQVMLDDLVEFARGWQPDLVIWDALTFAGAVAARACGAAHARMLFGIDYISRMYDNYRTLLDEQPADRRDDPVADWLTGRLARAGVDAVVTPELARELMTGQVTVDPTPAWMQLALSVNRLAVRYVPFNGPSAIPRWIYDPPRRPRVCLSLGVSGRELLGGDLVSVADLLTALAELDIELVATLNADQLAAVTTLPDNVRAVDFVPLNELAPTCTAIIHHGGFGTLGNVLVHGIPSLTVPAPWWDEKDLGTHLHNRHAGIHLDPHTLTPDTVKTALHQLLTDPTYQHHATNVQHDILTTPTPNDVTTQLEQLAADPWSLRS is encoded by the coding sequence ATGCGCGTGCTCGCCACCGTGTTCGCGACAAAGCCCCACCTGTACAACCTGGTGCCGGTGCTGTGGGCGATGCGCGCCGCCGGCCACGAGGTCTGCGTCGCCAGCCACCCCGACCTGATGGAGACCATCGGACGGACCGGCCTGACCGGGGTGCCGGTCGGCAACGAGCTCAACATGATGGGATCGTTGCAGGAGAAGGGGGACGACAGCGCCGGAACCGGCGCCACCTGGGAGAGCCTGACCTCCGGCATGACCGAGACCCGGTCGGAGCGCCTCACCTGGAACTACGTGCTCGGTGCCTTCACGATGGGTTGCTCGGCGGACTACGAGTACCTGACCGACCAGGTGATGCTGGACGACCTGGTGGAGTTCGCCCGTGGCTGGCAGCCCGACCTGGTGATCTGGGACGCGTTGACCTTCGCCGGGGCGGTCGCCGCCCGCGCCTGCGGCGCCGCGCACGCCCGCATGCTGTTCGGCATCGACTACATATCCCGGATGTACGACAACTACCGGACGCTGCTCGACGAGCAGCCCGCCGACCGGCGCGACGACCCGGTGGCCGACTGGCTCACCGGCCGGCTGGCCCGCGCCGGCGTCGACGCCGTGGTCACCCCGGAACTGGCCAGGGAGCTGATGACCGGGCAGGTCACGGTCGACCCCACCCCGGCGTGGATGCAGCTGGCGCTGTCGGTGAACCGGCTGGCCGTGCGGTACGTGCCGTTCAACGGACCGAGTGCGATCCCGCGGTGGATCTACGATCCGCCACGACGGCCACGGGTCTGCCTGTCCCTGGGTGTGTCCGGCCGGGAGCTGCTCGGCGGTGACCTGGTCTCCGTGGCCGACCTGCTCACCGCACTGGCCGAACTCGACATCGAACTCGTCGCCACCCTCAACGCCGACCAACTCGCCGCCGTCACCACCCTGCCCGACAACGTCCGCGCCGTCGACTTCGTCCCCCTCAACGAACTCGCCCCCACCTGCACCGCCATCATCCACCACGGCGGCTTCGGCACCCTCGGCAACGTCCTCGTCCACGGCATCCCCAGCCTCACCGTCCCCGCCCCCTGGTGGGACGAGAAAGACCTCGGCACCCACCTGCACAACCGCCACGCCGGCATCCACCTCGACCCACACACCCTCACCCCCGACACCGTCAAGACCGCCCTGCACCAACTCCTCACCGACCCCACCTACCAACACCACGCCACCAACGTCCAACACGACATACTCACCACCCCCACCCCCAACGACGTCACCACCCAACTCGAACAACTCGCCGCCGATCCATGGAGCCTGCGATCGTGA
- a CDS encoding activator-dependent family glycosyltransferase codes for MRVLVTVIAVKTHLYNVVPMAWALQAAGHEVRVASQPDLVEAITNAGLTAVAVGDPLGMGRSEHGPRGQTFRAHGGGMLVAAGEEPTWEHALGALTVACAVEYEFFAGQTVLDDLVEFARGWQPDLVVWDALTFSGAVAARACGAAHARMLFGIDYITQMYGHFVALRDEQPADRRDDPVADWLTGRLGRYGCEFDPSDALELMTGQVTIDPTPAWMQLPLGLPVLPVRFVPFNGAASVPQWIYDPPRRPRVCLSLGMSGRDLFGGDLVSVADLLTALAELDIELVATLNADQLAAVTTLPDNVRAVDFVPLNELAPTCTAIIHHGGFGTLGNVLVHGIPSLTVPAPWWDEKDLGTHLHNRHAGIHLDPHTLTPDTVKTALHQLLTDPTYQHHATNVQHDILTTPTPNDVTTQLEQLAAGPRA; via the coding sequence ATGCGTGTCCTGGTCACCGTCATCGCCGTCAAGACCCACCTGTACAACGTGGTTCCCATGGCGTGGGCACTGCAGGCCGCCGGGCACGAGGTGCGGGTGGCCAGCCAACCGGACCTGGTCGAGGCGATCACCAACGCCGGGCTGACCGCGGTGGCGGTCGGTGACCCGCTCGGCATGGGCCGGTCGGAGCACGGCCCCCGCGGGCAGACGTTCCGGGCACACGGCGGTGGCATGCTCGTCGCCGCGGGCGAGGAGCCGACCTGGGAGCACGCCCTCGGCGCGCTCACTGTCGCGTGCGCGGTCGAGTACGAGTTCTTCGCCGGTCAGACGGTGCTGGACGACCTGGTGGAGTTCGCCCGTGGCTGGCAGCCCGACCTGGTGGTGTGGGACGCGTTGACCTTCTCCGGGGCGGTCGCCGCCCGCGCCTGCGGCGCCGCGCACGCCCGCATGCTGTTCGGCATCGACTACATCACCCAGATGTACGGACACTTCGTGGCGCTGCGCGACGAGCAGCCCGCCGACCGGCGCGACGACCCGGTGGCCGACTGGCTCACCGGCCGACTCGGCCGCTACGGCTGCGAATTCGACCCGTCGGACGCGCTGGAGCTGATGACCGGGCAGGTCACGATCGACCCCACCCCGGCGTGGATGCAGCTACCGCTCGGCCTGCCGGTCCTGCCGGTACGGTTCGTCCCGTTCAACGGTGCGGCCAGCGTTCCGCAGTGGATCTACGATCCGCCACGCCGGCCACGGGTCTGCCTGTCCCTGGGCATGTCGGGACGGGACCTGTTCGGCGGTGACCTGGTCTCCGTGGCCGACCTGCTCACCGCACTGGCCGAACTCGACATCGAACTCGTCGCCACCCTCAACGCCGACCAACTCGCCGCCGTCACCACCCTGCCCGACAACGTCCGCGCCGTCGACTTCGTCCCCCTCAACGAACTCGCCCCCACCTGCACCGCCATCATCCACCACGGCGGCTTCGGCACCCTCGGCAACGTCCTCGTCCACGGCATCCCCAGCCTCACCGTCCCCGCCCCCTGGTGGGACGAGAAAGACCTCGGCACCCACCTGCACAACCGCCACGCCGGCATCCACCTCGACCCACACACCCTCACCCCCGACACCGTCAAGACCGCCCTGCACCAACTCCTCACCGACCCCACCTACCAACACCACGCCACCAACGTCCAACACGACATACTCACCACCCCCACCCCCAACGACGTCACCACCCAACTCGAACAACTCGCGGCCGGTCCGCGGGCCTAG